The following are encoded together in the Streptomyces tsukubensis genome:
- a CDS encoding WXG100 family type VII secretion target, which produces MNFSDGYIYVDYHHAEGAAEDLGGQSQTIMSALANLEMELSDLRNSWIGDDKDVYSDVQAKWDSEVEKIKELLATHSTLLTDISANYRRTERNLSQRWGEIKAGSR; this is translated from the coding sequence ATGAATTTTTCTGACGGCTATATCTATGTCGATTACCACCATGCCGAGGGCGCCGCCGAGGATTTGGGCGGCCAGTCGCAGACCATCATGAGCGCTCTGGCCAACTTGGAAATGGAGCTGAGTGATCTCAGGAACAGCTGGATCGGCGACGACAAGGACGTCTACAGCGACGTCCAGGCCAAGTGGGACAGCGAGGTCGAAAAGATCAAGGAACTGCTCGCCACCCACTCCACTCTGCTGACCGACATCTCCGCCAACTACCGGCGCACGGAGCGGAATCTCTCGCAGCGGTGGGGGGAGATCAAGGCCGGTAGTCGCTGA
- a CDS encoding sugar-binding transcriptional regulator, which translates to MTYDSEEMGELVDGRSDVGPLARSRAGDTGGGHREAEAAHGQIDELLAASVARRFYLENQSKVDIAGEFGISRFKVARLLDAAVTRGIVRIDITVPVEIDAPLARTLAARFGLSHCVVVNLAGSDGGSAAPRDQRHVHRWLGTAAARLLTEITRDGDVLGLDGSRQAEAVSEAVGRLPSCEVVQLTGVRGPDLANDSAVAAVRRTAEAGGGRAFPLHAPFVLPDARTAALFRSQPATTETLDRFGWVTKAVVGVGAWDATPATVYDASTERERDTYRALGACAEVAGHLLDPAGRVIPTELDARTISMSAGQLREVPELIGLCGGARNADALLAVLNSGLLTGVVVDATAARRLLRSDGPDDGVLGARGRGCVGAAGERAAPGGAAPRPPRSYPAV; encoded by the coding sequence GTGACGTACGACTCCGAGGAAATGGGCGAGCTGGTCGATGGCCGGTCCGACGTGGGCCCGCTGGCGCGGTCGCGAGCGGGTGACACCGGGGGCGGACACCGCGAGGCAGAGGCCGCCCACGGGCAGATCGACGAGCTCCTCGCCGCTTCCGTCGCCAGACGCTTCTACCTGGAGAACCAGTCGAAGGTGGACATCGCCGGCGAGTTCGGCATCAGCCGCTTCAAGGTGGCCCGTCTCCTCGACGCCGCCGTGACCCGTGGCATCGTGCGCATCGACATCACCGTTCCTGTGGAGATCGATGCTCCGCTCGCCCGGACGCTGGCCGCACGCTTCGGGCTCAGCCACTGCGTCGTGGTCAACCTGGCCGGGAGCGACGGTGGCTCGGCGGCCCCGCGGGACCAGCGTCACGTGCACCGCTGGCTCGGGACGGCGGCGGCGCGGCTGCTCACGGAGATCACGCGGGACGGCGACGTACTCGGACTCGACGGCAGCCGTCAGGCGGAGGCGGTCAGTGAGGCGGTGGGCCGACTGCCTTCCTGCGAGGTGGTCCAGTTGACGGGGGTGCGCGGTCCCGACCTCGCCAATGACTCGGCGGTCGCCGCGGTCCGTCGTACCGCCGAGGCCGGAGGAGGCCGGGCCTTCCCCCTCCACGCTCCGTTCGTCCTGCCGGACGCGCGGACCGCCGCCCTCTTCAGGAGCCAGCCGGCCACCACCGAGACACTGGACCGATTCGGGTGGGTGACCAAGGCCGTCGTCGGCGTCGGGGCGTGGGATGCCACCCCCGCGACGGTGTACGACGCCTCTACGGAGCGGGAACGCGACACGTACCGGGCGCTCGGCGCCTGCGCGGAAGTGGCGGGTCACCTTCTCGACCCGGCCGGCCGGGTGATTCCCACCGAACTCGACGCTCGCACCATCTCCATGAGCGCCGGACAACTCCGCGAGGTGCCGGAGCTGATCGGTCTCTGCGGTGGCGCGCGGAACGCCGATGCCTTGCTCGCCGTCCTGAACTCCGGCCTTCTCACCGGGGTCGTCGTGGACGCGACGGCCGCCCGCCGCCTCCTCCGGTCCGACGGCCCCGACGACGGCGTACTGGGGGCGCGTGGGCGTGGGTGCGTCGGTGCTGCCGGGGAGCGCGCTGCCCCCGGCGGTGCGGCCCCCCGGCCCCCGAGGTCGTACCCGGCTGTCTGA
- a CDS encoding flavin-containing monooxygenase — protein sequence MTTTQLPDSGELAELRQRYALERERRVRPDGAGQYRPTEAEFGYYAADPYAKETAERDPLHDTVDVAVVGGGFGGILTGARMRQQGVERVRIVDEGSDFGGTWYWNRYPGIHCDVESHVYLPMLDETGYVPEWKYSPGEEIRRHAMRIAEMYDLYPDALFSTSVTSLTWDADTEKWIVATDRGDAFSATYVVTATGTLTEPKLPGIPGIETFQGHTFHTSRWDYAYTGGTPDGGLTGLAGKRVGIVGTGATGVQVIPMLAEDASHLYVFQRTPSSVDVRGNRRTTAEDVRADHDGWARERRENFLRIVSGETADEDLVADRWTSSAALLEKLLPSFRREDGGPSFESAYEVADAAKMNELRTRVELDVTDPDTAEKLKPWYRYACKRPTFSDKYYAAFNRDNVSLVDTADTHGIERITEDGVVVGGTTYALDCLIFATGFSVGVSGVQSGKLPVHGRGGTQLLHAWAQRGPRTLHGFTSNGFPNLIRMGSLHNASSVNYTHILDEQAVHAAALVAAAQAEHAVIEPSPEAEDAWLAVMAKDAPDHEWFHAECTPGYYNREGLGRPNGPTAYPHGAVAFHQLLARWREESIGEALRAKEV from the coding sequence ATGACGACCACTCAACTGCCGGACTCCGGTGAACTCGCCGAGCTGAGGCAGCGCTACGCCCTCGAACGCGAACGGCGCGTACGGCCCGACGGCGCCGGCCAGTACCGCCCCACCGAGGCCGAGTTCGGCTACTACGCCGCTGACCCCTACGCGAAGGAAACGGCCGAGCGCGACCCGCTGCACGACACCGTCGACGTCGCCGTGGTCGGTGGCGGGTTCGGTGGAATTCTCACCGGGGCCCGTATGCGGCAGCAGGGTGTGGAACGCGTCCGGATCGTCGACGAGGGCAGTGACTTCGGGGGAACCTGGTACTGGAACCGTTACCCCGGTATCCACTGCGACGTCGAATCGCACGTCTACCTGCCGATGCTCGACGAGACCGGTTACGTACCGGAGTGGAAGTACTCTCCCGGCGAGGAGATCCGCCGCCACGCCATGCGCATCGCGGAGATGTACGACCTCTACCCCGACGCCCTGTTCTCCACCTCTGTCACCTCGCTCACCTGGGACGCGGACACTGAGAAATGGATCGTGGCCACCGACCGGGGCGACGCGTTCAGCGCCACGTACGTGGTCACCGCCACCGGCACCCTGACCGAGCCCAAGTTGCCCGGAATCCCCGGCATCGAGACCTTCCAGGGCCACACCTTCCACACCTCTCGCTGGGACTACGCCTACACGGGCGGCACCCCGGACGGCGGCCTGACCGGCCTCGCGGGCAAGCGGGTGGGCATCGTCGGCACCGGCGCCACCGGCGTCCAGGTCATTCCGATGCTGGCCGAGGACGCGTCGCACCTCTATGTCTTCCAGCGCACCCCCTCCAGCGTGGACGTACGCGGCAACCGCCGCACCACCGCTGAGGATGTGCGCGCCGACCATGACGGCTGGGCCCGCGAGCGGCGCGAGAACTTCCTGCGCATCGTCTCCGGCGAGACGGCCGACGAGGACCTGGTGGCGGACAGGTGGACCTCCTCGGCCGCCCTCCTGGAGAAGCTCCTGCCGAGCTTCCGCCGCGAGGACGGGGGGCCGTCCTTCGAATCCGCCTACGAGGTGGCCGACGCGGCGAAGATGAACGAACTGCGCACCCGCGTCGAGCTGGACGTCACCGACCCGGACACGGCGGAGAAGCTCAAGCCCTGGTACCGGTACGCCTGCAAGCGCCCCACCTTCTCGGACAAGTACTACGCGGCTTTCAACCGTGACAACGTCTCCCTGGTCGACACGGCGGACACCCACGGCATCGAGCGGATCACCGAGGACGGCGTCGTCGTCGGGGGCACCACGTACGCACTCGACTGCCTGATCTTCGCCACGGGATTCTCCGTCGGGGTCTCCGGCGTCCAGTCGGGCAAGCTCCCCGTCCACGGCAGGGGCGGCACCCAACTGCTGCACGCGTGGGCGCAGCGTGGCCCCCGGACGCTGCACGGCTTCACCAGCAACGGCTTCCCGAACCTGATACGGATGGGATCGCTGCACAACGCCAGCAGCGTCAACTACACGCACATACTCGATGAGCAGGCCGTCCACGCCGCCGCCCTCGTCGCGGCGGCCCAAGCCGAACACGCCGTCATCGAACCTTCCCCCGAGGCCGAGGACGCCTGGCTCGCCGTGATGGCCAAGGACGCCCCGGACCACGAATGGTTCCACGCGGAGTGCACCCCCGGTTACTACAACCGCGAGGGACTCGGCCGACCGAACGGCCCGACCGCCTACCCCCATGGCGCCGTCGCCTTCCACCAGCTACTGGCGCGGTGGCGCGAGGAGTCGATCGGCGAGGCTCTGCGGGCGAAGGAGGTCTAA
- a CDS encoding TetR/AcrR family transcriptional regulator — translation MTQPVMPDERQPANLGRKVAARNRAALIAAAREIYATHGLDAPLSAIARRAGVGQGVLYRHFPDRTAVANAVLEENVWQVEQSAATQGARFADVLGVLTWHLTKSAAFIGLLHAHGVTGRTDTTDTTETIVHALALSDRVERALRKHLPEGHRLSAGEDLMLAVAMVSGAVTGPTREVREHRAAGAWRLLGVEVGPVRPYEERGAER, via the coding sequence ATGACCCAGCCCGTTATGCCCGACGAGCGGCAGCCCGCGAATCTCGGACGGAAGGTGGCCGCCCGCAACCGGGCCGCCTTGATCGCCGCCGCACGAGAGATCTACGCGACGCACGGGCTGGATGCCCCGCTCTCCGCCATCGCCCGTCGGGCAGGGGTCGGACAGGGCGTTCTGTACCGGCATTTCCCCGACCGTACGGCGGTGGCCAACGCGGTGCTGGAGGAGAACGTGTGGCAGGTGGAACAGTCTGCGGCCACCCAGGGCGCAAGGTTCGCCGACGTTCTCGGTGTGCTGACCTGGCACCTGACCAAGTCGGCCGCGTTCATCGGCCTGTTGCACGCGCACGGGGTCACCGGCCGCACGGACACCACGGATACGACGGAGACCATCGTGCACGCCCTGGCTCTCTCCGACAGGGTCGAGCGTGCCCTGCGCAAGCACCTGCCCGAGGGGCACCGGCTGAGCGCGGGCGAGGACCTCATGCTGGCTGTCGCCATGGTCTCGGGCGCCGTCACCGGCCCCACCCGCGAGGTGCGGGAACATCGAGCGGCCGGAGCCTGGCGGCTGCTCGGCGTCGAGGTGGGGCCGGTACGGCCTTACGAGGAGCGAGGGGCGGAGCGGTAG
- a CDS encoding YbaB/EbfC family nucleoid-associated protein yields MSESMDDRVARAVAHLKATEEAVARAQGELNASSVTARSGDRSVRVVVGAKGEVTNLEFLDGKYRTMAAAQLSTSVLEAMNAARAEMARRVVHTLDPLTRLTSRGMAPERTGVDWGSIFGSLIEETSVDRQPTAMSRLRDEIHEDDEETAAPAGRGGEDPRRGCE; encoded by the coding sequence TTGAGTGAGTCGATGGACGACCGCGTGGCCCGCGCCGTGGCCCACCTCAAGGCGACGGAAGAGGCCGTGGCACGGGCACAGGGCGAACTGAACGCGTCCTCGGTGACAGCGCGCTCGGGGGACAGATCGGTCCGGGTGGTTGTCGGAGCCAAGGGGGAAGTGACGAACCTGGAGTTCCTCGACGGCAAATACCGCACCATGGCCGCCGCGCAGCTCTCCACCTCCGTACTGGAGGCCATGAACGCGGCACGCGCGGAGATGGCACGCCGGGTCGTGCACACCCTTGACCCCCTGACCAGGCTCACCTCCAGGGGGATGGCCCCGGAGCGTACGGGGGTCGACTGGGGTTCGATCTTCGGGTCGCTGATCGAAGAGACCTCGGTGGACAGGCAGCCGACGGCGATGAGCAGGCTCCGCGACGAGATCCACGAGGACGACGAGGAGACCGCCGCCCCCGCCGGTCGTGGCGGGGAAGACCCGAGACGGGGGTGTGAGTAG
- a CDS encoding SMP-30/gluconolactonase/LRE family protein, whose translation MRRFPVRSLAVLAAVGTLALTGCGTEAAGRVGGVAATADAERTIRAQKVMRLTEVHEETGMTLLEGPTFDKNGDLLVVDVTAPEGSPKVIRVDVRKKVSRGIRTDGRGAYTSAQFSPYDGRIYLTDYAHGEVVSLAPDGSDPRTFFAGEVDGALMNPDDIAFDKEGNLYLSDARSLSVGDAHGRVVRIDRDGEKATVLAEGLASTNGISFDKDYRGLWISELTQNRISYLGLDGKGEVASQHTAVRVDGGIAQTDSIAVDADGNLYQALHGRAAMVVYDQHGERLATVELPASAKGLESATNVAITPGGTKAYMTVSGPAGGYLYTFDALAKGTRQSNGG comes from the coding sequence ATGCGACGTTTCCCGGTCCGATCCCTCGCCGTGCTCGCTGCCGTCGGCACGTTGGCACTCACCGGATGCGGTACGGAGGCAGCCGGCCGCGTCGGCGGTGTCGCGGCCACCGCCGACGCGGAGAGGACGATCCGCGCACAGAAGGTCATGCGGCTGACCGAGGTGCACGAGGAGACCGGGATGACTCTGCTCGAAGGTCCCACCTTCGACAAGAACGGCGACCTGCTCGTCGTCGACGTCACCGCACCCGAGGGAAGCCCGAAGGTGATCCGCGTCGACGTGCGGAAGAAGGTGTCGCGGGGGATCCGTACGGACGGCCGGGGCGCGTACACCTCGGCGCAGTTCAGCCCGTACGACGGACGGATCTACCTGACCGACTACGCGCACGGTGAGGTCGTCAGTCTGGCCCCGGACGGCAGCGATCCGCGCACCTTCTTCGCCGGTGAGGTCGACGGAGCGCTGATGAACCCCGACGACATCGCCTTCGACAAGGAGGGCAACCTGTACCTCAGTGACGCACGCAGTCTGTCCGTGGGCGACGCGCACGGCCGGGTGGTGCGGATCGACCGCGACGGCGAGAAGGCCACCGTCCTCGCCGAAGGGCTGGCCTCGACCAACGGGATCTCGTTCGACAAGGACTACCGGGGGCTGTGGATCAGCGAACTCACACAGAACCGGATCTCCTACCTCGGCCTCGACGGGAAGGGAGAGGTGGCCTCCCAGCACACCGCCGTCCGCGTCGACGGCGGGATCGCCCAGACCGACTCGATCGCCGTGGACGCGGACGGCAACCTCTACCAGGCGCTGCACGGCCGGGCGGCGATGGTCGTGTACGACCAGCACGGCGAGCGGCTGGCCACGGTCGAACTCCCCGCATCCGCAAAGGGGCTCGAATCGGCGACGAATGTGGCGATCACACCCGGCGGCACCAAGGCCTACATGACCGTCAGCGGGCCCGCGGGCGGATACCTGTACACCTTCGACGCGCTGGCGAAGGGCACCCGTCAGTCGAACGGCGGGTGA